The DNA segment TCGTTTAAAGAATAAATATTCGTTAAATAGGATTTAGTTTAAATATATTCTTAGCTAAGAAGTTTCTTGAAATGAAAATAAATCTGCACGAATATTTATATAATTCATGCAGATACAAAATGTGATCGGGGTCACCTTTACAGCCGTATCGTTGATAGGTTATGCATCCATATCGCTGGCACAAACTTGGTTACGCCCTGCCGTTTTCGCTCTATACAGGCGTTTATCGGCCTGCGACTGTAGGCTTTCTATGCTGCAACCCGTCGTTCCAGAACAGGCAGAAACGCCCATTGATGCAGTGACCTCTACGGTTCTGCCATCAGAAAGCATCAGATTTTGGCGATTAAACTGTGTATGAATACGTTCGGCAATCGCCACCGCCTCAGAAAGCACGGTGTTTGGCAGCATGATGCAGAACTCCTCGCCGCCAATGCGGCCAATGATGTCCTGCTTGCGTAGCATCGATGTCATTGTGTCTGCGGCATGTTTAAGCGCCAGATCGCCAACATGATGGCCATAGACATCATTGATATTCTTAAACTTATCTAAATCAACCTGAATGATAGCCATGGAACGCCCGTAGCACTGACCTTTGCGCGTTATCTCTTCGGCTTTATCAAAGAAACCACGACGGTTAAGCAGTTCAGTTAACGGATCGTGTTCCGCGCGCCAGCTCAGCCGATTCTGTAAGGTTTCCATATTGCGCACTAGCCGTGATATCACGTAATGGGTGCCAATCAGCGTGATAACAAAGAGACACCACAGGGCAACTAACGTCAGGCTGATGCGGCCATACTGGTCCTGTAAGCCTTGGCGCAAGGATTGCAAACTAATCAAGGTGATATTCGGATTTTCCATACGGGTAAACGTCACAAAACTGGTGCCGATACGGGTTGTCCCTTCGCTTTGTTTTAATACGGCTTGTTGCAACGAAAGACGCTGCGCCTCAGAAAAGTATTTGCCTCTACGCTAGTTTGGATCGGAGGATGTGATCGGTTCAAAGTGGCTGTCGTAAAGCATAAAAACGCTATGCGGATGGGAAGGAAGTGCCTCTTGAAGATAGTAATTGAGTCTTTTAATCGAGAAATCCATTCCCAAGATCCCCCACCAACGATCGCCATAATCGACCGGTGCAGTTGCACTGATCAGCATCCCATCTTGCTGATTGTCAAACATGCGGCTCCAAAATGCTTTTCGGTGCGGATTAGCCTCTGGAGCCGCCATCGGGAAGTAAGGTCGCGCCAACATATGCGTATACAGCACTGAAATCAGTGATTTGTCCCGTGGTGGCGTTG comes from the Hafnia alvei genome and includes:
- a CDS encoding diguanylate cyclase, translating into MQQAVLKQSEGTTRIGTSFVTFTRMENPNITLISLQSLRQGLQDQYGRISLTLVALWCLFVITLIGTHYVISRLVRNMETLQNRLSWRAEHDPLTELLNRRGFFDKAEEITRKGQCYGRSMAIIQVDLDKFKNINDVYGHHVGDLALKHAADTMTSMLRKQDIIGRIGGEEFCIMLPNTVLSEAVAIAERIHTQFNRQNLMLSDGRTVEVTASMGVSACSGTTGCSIESLQSQADKRLYRAKTAGRNQVCASDMDA